In Passer domesticus isolate bPasDom1 chromosome 9, bPasDom1.hap1, whole genome shotgun sequence, a genomic segment contains:
- the LOC135307645 gene encoding uncharacterized protein LOC135307645 isoform X1 yields MLLPSKPLPPIQRSSPSATPSKMCSGEQETGNAGNGWDEESRKSQELRAEGKGRETSLLCSTGGEMKKRQLGKSLIPRLRKAGIPPVGSAAGSVHSSPKMELQESQEMSARPSSRSQEKTPEYAGLSLSQVKETDHPSSPGLRSDKERRDIFGKTRAELCRLAKENLEQKKMEILMEEMKRRQNEKSLQLPPETFEPGDAAEASFSLPPINGTAPSVQRKDPGSAMKKTVVRKQDTVPLQPSTPTLHGDGSFPRSSSGNGRRRDS; encoded by the exons atgctccttccctccaagccGTTGCCTCCCATCCAGAGGAGCTCTCCTTCTGCCACGCCAAGCAAGATGTGCAGCGGAGAGCAGGagactgggaatgctggcaACGGCTGGGATGAGGAGAGTAGAAAAAgccaggagctcagagcagagggaaaaggaagagag acctccttgctgtgctccactGGCGGGGAAATGAAGAAGAGACAATTGGGAAAATCTTTAATCCCCCGTCTACGCAAGGCAGGAAttccccctgtgggcagtgctgctgggtctgtgcacagctctccaaagatggaattgcaggagtcccaggagatgag cgcaagacccagcagcagaagccaagaGAAGACCCCAGAGTATGCAG GCCTCTCACTGAGTCAGGTCAAGGAGACAGATCATCCCAGCAGTCCTGGTCTTAGGAGTGACAAGGAGCGGAGGGACATCTTTGGAAAG ACCCGCGCTGAATTGTGCAGGTTGGCTAAAGAGAACttagagcagaagaaaatggagattttgaTGGAAGAGATGAAGAGGAGACAAAATGAGAAATCATTGCAGCTTCCTCCAGAGACATTTGAGCCTGGAGatgcagctgaagcaa GCTTCAGCCTACCACCTATcaatggcacagctcccagtgtaCAGAGAAAAGACCCTGGTAGCGCCATGAAGAAAACGGTCGTGAGAAAGCAGGACACGGTGCCCTTACAGCCCAGTACGCCCACCCTCCATGGAGATGGCAGCTTCCCACGCAGCTCCTCGG GGAACGGAAGAAGAAGGGACTCTTGA
- the LOC135307645 gene encoding uncharacterized protein LOC135307645 isoform X2: protein MLLPSKPLPPIQRSSPSATPSKMCSGEQETGNAGNGWDEESRKSQELRAEGKGRETSLLCSTGGEMKKRQLGKSLIPRLRKAGIPPVGSAAGSVHSSPKMELQESQEMSARPSSRSQEKTPEYAGLSLSQVKETDHPSSPGLRSDKERRDIFGKTRAELCRLAKENLEQKKMEILMEEMKRRQNEKSLQLPPETFEPGDAAEARNGRRRDS, encoded by the exons atgctccttccctccaagccGTTGCCTCCCATCCAGAGGAGCTCTCCTTCTGCCACGCCAAGCAAGATGTGCAGCGGAGAGCAGGagactgggaatgctggcaACGGCTGGGATGAGGAGAGTAGAAAAAgccaggagctcagagcagagggaaaaggaagagag acctccttgctgtgctccactGGCGGGGAAATGAAGAAGAGACAATTGGGAAAATCTTTAATCCCCCGTCTACGCAAGGCAGGAAttccccctgtgggcagtgctgctgggtctgtgcacagctctccaaagatggaattgcaggagtcccaggagatgag cgcaagacccagcagcagaagccaagaGAAGACCCCAGAGTATGCAG GCCTCTCACTGAGTCAGGTCAAGGAGACAGATCATCCCAGCAGTCCTGGTCTTAGGAGTGACAAGGAGCGGAGGGACATCTTTGGAAAG ACCCGCGCTGAATTGTGCAGGTTGGCTAAAGAGAACttagagcagaagaaaatggagattttgaTGGAAGAGATGAAGAGGAGACAAAATGAGAAATCATTGCAGCTTCCTCCAGAGACATTTGAGCCTGGAGatgcagctgaagcaa GGAACGGAAGAAGAAGGGACTCTTGA
- the LOC135307644 gene encoding TOG array regulator of axonemal microtubules protein 2-like isoform X1, which produces MDSEVDQIAAVLLHMLRNSPEFIQKAACQSLGMMVENVTPTRAMTALMDNGVKSRYVPARKCTAELLLSLMEKMGVTKLAGSPRAERLAQVAGTLAQDSHKDTRHYGQEMVKMLLSNQKFKKLLEQSLSTHDLEDILKRIKKKEYCPAVKPCGAGRSLGMENQKAERPPVQEPVKKRNEGSKEPQATSPPSKRAKSATGGRHLHRARAQVTLPASVEERELLQKLYHLLEAKAFQTRMEGVALLLDLSKTRPQLISTNIVQIFDYFGLRICDTHKKVKQKALEALAEIIGLLQDAMNPLMIRLVEGITKNLNSKDPGVHTAAMTPLDQSVVHLDEVSLMKELCHQWRQLSGQALLDVTERITVLVEWAHARSPEAVERYALPVLWSCLENKALPVRSANVCAVVTKLACALCEALGSQIIKFADSTPPHVQENLNSLLGW; this is translated from the exons ATGGACTCCGAGGTGGATCAGATTGCTGCAGTCCTTCTCCACATGTTGCGGAACTCCCCAGAGTTtattcagaaggcagcctgtcAGAGCCTGGGCATGATGGTAGAGAACGTGACTCCTACACGAGCAATGACTGCTCTCATGGACAATGGAGTCAA gagccgcTACGTCCCGGCACGGAAGTGTACGGCCGAACTCCTCCTGTCCTTGATGGAGAAAATGGGAGTCACGAAGCTTGCAGGCTcacccagggctgagaggctggcacaggtggcagggaCACTTGCTCAGGACAGTCACAAGGACACGAG gcattatggacaggagatggtgaagatgttgcttagtaatcaaaaatttaaaaagcttttggaaCAATCTCTTTCCACGCATGACCTGGAAGATATCCTGAAgagaattaagaagaaa gaatactgccctgctgtcaagccctgtggagctggaagaagcttg gggatggaaaaccagaaggctgAACGCCCACCTGTGCAGGAGccggtgaagaagaggaatGAAGGCTCCAAGGAGCCCCAGGCCACATCACCTCCTAGCAAACG GGCAAAGTCTGCCACTGGTGGACGCCACCTACACCGTGCAAGAGCCCAGGTCACATTACCTGCATCTGTGGAagaaagggagctgctccagaagctttaccATCTCCTGGAAGCCAAGGCGTTCCAGACACGGATGGAAGGAGTGGCACTCCTCCTAGACCTGTCCAAAACCAGACCCCAACTGATCTCCACTAACATTGTCCAA atttttgattattttggccTGAGAATCTGTGACACACataagaaagtgaagcagaaggcgcTGGAGGCGCTGGCAGAAATCATAGGACTCCTGCAGGATGCCATGAACCCATTGATGATCCGTTTGGTTGAAGGCATAACAAAGAACCTAAACTCAAAGGATCCTGGGGTTCATACTGCAGCTATGACGCCTCTGGACCAATCTGTTGTGCATTTag atGAAGTATCACTGATGAAAGAGCTCTGCCACCAATGGAGACAActgagtggccaagctctgctggatgtcacgGAACGTATCACAG TGCTTGTGGAATGGGctcatgccaggagccctgaagCGGTCGAGCGCtacgccctgcccgtgctctggtcctgcctggagaacaaggcgctgccTGTGCGAAGCGCCAACGTCTGCGCTGTGGTCACCAAGCTGGCCTGTGCCCTCTGCGAGGCACTGGGCAGCCAGATCATTAAGTTTGCTGACAGCACACCTCCACACGTGCAGGAAAACCTCAACAGCCTTCTGGGCTGGTGA
- the LOC135307644 gene encoding TOG array regulator of axonemal microtubules protein 2-like isoform X2 — MDSEVDQIAAVLLHMLRNSPEFIQKAACQSLGMMVENVTPTRAMTALMDNGVKSRYVPARKCTAELLLSLMEKMGVTKLAGSPRAERLAQVAGTLAQDSHKDTRHYGQEMVKMLLSNQKFKKLLEQSLSTHDLEDILKRIKKKGMENQKAERPPVQEPVKKRNEGSKEPQATSPPSKRAKSATGGRHLHRARAQVTLPASVEERELLQKLYHLLEAKAFQTRMEGVALLLDLSKTRPQLISTNIVQIFDYFGLRICDTHKKVKQKALEALAEIIGLLQDAMNPLMIRLVEGITKNLNSKDPGVHTAAMTPLDQSVVHLDEVSLMKELCHQWRQLSGQALLDVTERITVLVEWAHARSPEAVERYALPVLWSCLENKALPVRSANVCAVVTKLACALCEALGSQIIKFADSTPPHVQENLNSLLGW, encoded by the exons ATGGACTCCGAGGTGGATCAGATTGCTGCAGTCCTTCTCCACATGTTGCGGAACTCCCCAGAGTTtattcagaaggcagcctgtcAGAGCCTGGGCATGATGGTAGAGAACGTGACTCCTACACGAGCAATGACTGCTCTCATGGACAATGGAGTCAA gagccgcTACGTCCCGGCACGGAAGTGTACGGCCGAACTCCTCCTGTCCTTGATGGAGAAAATGGGAGTCACGAAGCTTGCAGGCTcacccagggctgagaggctggcacaggtggcagggaCACTTGCTCAGGACAGTCACAAGGACACGAG gcattatggacaggagatggtgaagatgttgcttagtaatcaaaaatttaaaaagcttttggaaCAATCTCTTTCCACGCATGACCTGGAAGATATCCTGAAgagaattaagaagaaa gggatggaaaaccagaaggctgAACGCCCACCTGTGCAGGAGccggtgaagaagaggaatGAAGGCTCCAAGGAGCCCCAGGCCACATCACCTCCTAGCAAACG GGCAAAGTCTGCCACTGGTGGACGCCACCTACACCGTGCAAGAGCCCAGGTCACATTACCTGCATCTGTGGAagaaagggagctgctccagaagctttaccATCTCCTGGAAGCCAAGGCGTTCCAGACACGGATGGAAGGAGTGGCACTCCTCCTAGACCTGTCCAAAACCAGACCCCAACTGATCTCCACTAACATTGTCCAA atttttgattattttggccTGAGAATCTGTGACACACataagaaagtgaagcagaaggcgcTGGAGGCGCTGGCAGAAATCATAGGACTCCTGCAGGATGCCATGAACCCATTGATGATCCGTTTGGTTGAAGGCATAACAAAGAACCTAAACTCAAAGGATCCTGGGGTTCATACTGCAGCTATGACGCCTCTGGACCAATCTGTTGTGCATTTag atGAAGTATCACTGATGAAAGAGCTCTGCCACCAATGGAGACAActgagtggccaagctctgctggatgtcacgGAACGTATCACAG TGCTTGTGGAATGGGctcatgccaggagccctgaagCGGTCGAGCGCtacgccctgcccgtgctctggtcctgcctggagaacaaggcgctgccTGTGCGAAGCGCCAACGTCTGCGCTGTGGTCACCAAGCTGGCCTGTGCCCTCTGCGAGGCACTGGGCAGCCAGATCATTAAGTTTGCTGACAGCACACCTCCACACGTGCAGGAAAACCTCAACAGCCTTCTGGGCTGGTGA